The Bifidobacterium sp. WK012_4_13 genome contains the following window.
CCGAACTCCTCCCGCAGACAGCGCTCGATATAGCGACGGTAGCCATGCTCGAGGAACCCTGTCGCGAATATCACGAATCGCGGAGGCCTCGTCGATGCCTGTGTCGCGAAAAGCACTCTTGGCTGCTTGCCGCCACGCAGAGGGTGTGGGTGGGCTGCCTGAATCTTGCCGAGGAATGCATTCAGCTTGCCTGTTGGGATGCGCTTGTCCCATGATTCCAAGGCTGTGTTCATAGCAGAGGTCAGGCGATTGGTGTGCCATCCGGTCAACGCGGAAAGATTCACTCTCTGAGCCCATGTGACGCGTTCGAATTCCGTCTCCCACAATCGTTCAAGACGCTTGCGTCCGAATTCATCAAGCAGGTCCCACTTGTTGAATACCAGGACGATTGCCCGTCCAGCATCGACCGCCTGGCTCATTATCTTCAAGTCCTGGTCTGAAATCGGCTGGGAAACATCGAAGAGCACAAGAGCCAGTTCGCTTCGTTCGAGCGCAGCCTGCGTGCGAAGGCTCGAATAGTAGTCCGCTCCGGAGACCCTGTGCATGCGACGCTTGATACCCGCTGTATCGATGAAAAGCCAGTCTTCGTCGTTGATGTTGACGACCTCGTCGATTGGATCGCGCGTGGTGCCTGCCAGGTCATTCACCACCGCCCGCTCTTCCTGAGCCAGCTGGTTCAGAAGCGAGGACTTCCCGACGTTAGGACGTCCGACCAGTGCAATCCGTCGCAGGTGGGTTGGTGTGAGCAGACCCGAAGTATGCTTCGTCTTCGCGAGGGTATCCATGGCGATGTCAAGAAGCTCACCTATGCCACGGCCATGCATCGCGGAGATCGGGTATGGCTCCCCCATGCCCAGTTTCCAGAACTCCGCAGCCATATATTCGGCGTCAGCGCCATCAACCTTGTTCACCGCGAGCACGATGGGCTTTCCCGATGCACGAAGCATGGCGACCATGCGTTCATCGCTCGCTGTCATGCCCACCTGGCCGTCAACTACCAGAACGACTGCGTCCGAAAGTCCGACAGCGATCTCCGCCTGAGAGGCGACCGCTGAATCGATGCCTTCGACACCAGCCTCCCAGCCACCGGTATCCACTATCTTGAAGTTGGTTCCGGCCCATTCGGCATCGTAGCTCACCCGGTCGCGCGTGACCCCCGGGGTGTCTTCGACGACGGCGACTCGACGACCAAGGATGCGATTCACCAAGGTGGATTTGCCGACGTTGGGCCGACCCACGATCGCGAGGACGCCGACCTGCTGCCTGGGCCGATCCTCCACATCCTGCGCGGGACCTGACGATGCGATAAGGTCGCGATCCTGGTCCTCTAGGTCATATCCCTCAAGGTTCGCGGCATAGTCCTCGTAGGAGCGAAGCTCTTCGGCATCCTCTACCAGCCCGATCAGGACATCGAGAGTCTGCTTGAAGTCCATATCGGAGTTGTCTACCGTAGTGACGCCGTCGGATGCCTTCAGGAAGCTCGTCACCTTCGAATCCGCCCTGTCGCGAGCGGCGACGTCATCCGTGCCGATGCCCTGGACCGACTGACCGAGTCTGCGCGCCTCACGCACTTCCTCACGAGCCGTCAGCAGCACACGAACCTCTGCATCAGGGGCGACCACTGTGGTGATGTCGCGGCCTTCGGCGACGATTCCTGCTCCGTGCGAATATGAGCTCTCGTCGTTCTCTGCGGCGATGTATGCCTTCTGAGCTGCTATCAGGACATGCCGAACCGGAATGATGCTCGACACCGTCGAGACATGAGACGACACCTCAGAGGAACGGATGTCCTCGGAAATATCCTGCCCATCGACCGTGATTCCGGCTCTATCCGGATCCAGGTCAATGTCGATATGTCCCTGAGCGAACAGATCGGCGACCGTCTCGGTAATCTGACGCTCATCGGCTTCGGAGCCATCCAGATCCAATCCCTGCTTCATGCACCACCACGCGCTGGCACGATACATCGCACCCGTATCGAGATACGCGAAACCGAAATGCCTGGCCAGCGCCTTCGACGTGGATGACTTGCCAACCCCCGCGGGTCCATCGATTGCAACGCGAATCATAGCTCAACCGCCTTTTCGAGTGATTTCAGCTCGACCTGTGACATGATGCGGAATGAGCCAGGCTTGACATCGCCAAGCTTGATGGGTCCAATCTGCACGCGGACGAGACGCCTGACAGGGAATCCTATGGCTCCGAAGGCCCTTCTGACTATACGGTTCCTACCGGAGTGCAGAATGACCTTGACGATCGTATGCTCACGATTCTGGTCGATTATCGCGCAATGGTCGAAGGAAATGACGCCATCCTTGAGACGAACGCCCTGGGTGACGAGACGGCGGCAGACGTTTCCTCCGATCTTTCCTTCGATCGTGGCGATATATGTCTTCTTGACCTGATACTTGGGATGCATCACGTGCTGCGCAAGCTCGCCGTCATCGGTCATCAGAATCAGGCCCTCTGAATCGTAGTCAAGCCTTCCCATGTGGAATACGCGCTCATATTTGTCGCCGATGATGTCCCGCAGGGTGAAGCGCCCCTTGGGATCGTCCATCGTCGACAGCACCTTCTTCGGCTTGTTCAGAATCAGGGTGATATGTCTATCGTTCACATGGATTCTCGAACCATCGACGCGAATCTGCTGATGTTTCGGATCCACACGTGAACCAAGCTCAGTAACCAGTTCCCCATCGACTTCGACCCGGCCCTCGGTTATGATCTGTTCACATTTCCGTCGTGAACCAAATCCTGCTTGGGCCAGAATCTTCTGCAGACGAATTCCATCTTCGTTTTGATCGTTTGCCTTGTAGGCATGTTCATAAGAGTGAGGCATCGTTCTCCCAACGTGGCCGCTCGGTGATGCTCGACGAGCATCCGTTGACTTATCCACAATACCGATAGAGCGGTACAAGCAGATACTGCTATCATGACAAGCGTCCCTTTCTATGATTTCATAATGATTTAAGGAAATGTAATGTCAGAAAACCTCGATCAGGTTTATTCCACAAGCACTCCTTCGCAAAAGCCCCATATCGGCGTTCGAGTCGGTGCCGAACTCGTTGGCACGTATTTCGTATGCGTCATGCTCTTTGTCGTCGGAACGCTCGGTCAAGTGCTGTATGGTGCGAACACGCTGCTCATCGCCGTTTCCACCGCTGCCTCATATGGCATCGTGAGCGCAATACTAGGCAAGCTGTCAGGAGCTCATTACAACCCTGCGGTAACCGTCGCGGCACTTTTCACGGCGAAGATCTCTTGGCTGGACGCACTGCTTTACATCGTCGCTCAGGTCGTTGGTGCAATCGCTGCCGCAGCTACGGTCGTGGGCATACTGCCTTCGTCAAGCTCGATTCCCGACAAGACCTGGCTCACCTATGTAGTGAACGGATTCGACAAGGGCTCGACGTCCAACAGCATCCTTGCCCAGACTGAAATCACCTTCAACATCACGATGGCGATCGTCGTCGAACTGATTGCCAGCATCGTCGTCATCGCTGCCGCCGTGAAGACACTTCGCTCCGACGGTGAAGCGGAGAAAAACCACTCGCTGATCATGGCAGTCGCGTACGGCATCGGCGCTGCAGTGACATTCCCCATCACAGGTGCAAGCATGAATCCTGCACGCTCGACAGGCATCGCGCTCATCGCACAGAACAAGGGTCTGGATCAATACCCGCTTCAGCAGCTTTGGATCTTCTGGGTATGCCCTCTTCTCGCTGCGGCCATCGTGTCCCTTGTCATCATCTTGCTCAACATGCTGAAGGCTGCACAGACAAGCAAGGCACTAGCTGACGAGATCGCGGCCGATGAACAGGCCGGATTCGAGGATTCCGAAGGCGTGGACCCCTCTGCCGAAGACTTCCAGCAAGATGGTCAGGTCGAGGATGCCACGTATCAGGGCTCCGACGACGCAGACGGCGACAATGCCGATGCGGCCGAGGAGGACGGTTCCTTCGGTTCAGAGAAGGAGCCAGACGCTGAAGAAGGTGGAGAGAAGCCCGATTCCCCAGCAGATACTGATGAAGGCGTCAAATCCAACTGAACGTACCTTCCAAGGGCTTCGCTGACGTAGGATGATACGCAGCAGGCCAAGGACGATGGCCGCAACCGATATTATTATCGTTGCGGCCATTTGATGCCTCAGCACCGCAAGCAGCGTGCAGCATGCGACTACGCCAAGCACGATCCATTCGAAGGCAGGCGAACCTTCATGGCTTTCGGAGACGAAGGGGTGCCTGCGCATTTGGATTTTTCCGCTTTCCTCTAGGGGCTCGGTGCGGTGGGTCTCGGTATGACTGTGTGGTTCATAAGCACTCATTACATCTCATTTCGTTCATCTTTTTCGTTCATCATTTTCATTCACATTTGCTGCAATGCAGCAGCCTGCGACGACCTGCAACGGCACCGCAGTGCATTGCGGCGGCTTATGCCTCTGCCTCGGTCTCCACAATCGTCTCCACAATCGTCTCCTTAACCATCTCCGCCACCATCTCCACGATCATCTCCACCATGGCCACTACCATGCCCTCTACCTTGAAGCTTACCTGCACGCTTGCATTCGCTCCAGCTGACGAGCTTGCAAGTTTTTGGCACTTCATCAAGTATCGAGAGCCTTTTCCCTTGAATTCCCCACCATGGAAAAGCCAAAAATCAGAGTTTGTACTTGAGGAAGTGCCAAAAACTTGCAAGCTCGTCCGAAAACTGCAATATGAATGGCGCGAAACGGCCCGAAATGCCCTGCTTTGTGCGAATATGAGCGAAAGCGTTCACCAATGCACGCAGATATGCAATCGACCCGATTCTCCCAGTCTGAGAATCGGGTCGAAGCGGTTGAAGGAAGCTATCCGGAGTGTGTCGACTTCAGTGGAAGAAATGACGGGTTCCGGTCACATACATCGTGACGCCCGCCTTGTGCGCCGCCTCGAAGACAGCCTCATCTCGAATCGAGCCACCCGGCTGGACCACGGCCTTCACGCCTGCATTCGCAAGAATCTCAAAGCCATCCGGGAACGGGAAGAATGCGTCTGAGGCCGCTACCGCTCCCATGGTGCGATTGGCACCATCCGCCAAGGTGTTCGCCCTGGTGACTGCCAGCTGACTTGAGTCCACTCGATTGACCTGCCCCATGCCGATGCCGACCGTCGCCTGATCTCGAGCGATGAGAATCGCATTCGACTTCACCGAACGGATCGCCCTCCATGCAAACTTCAGATCGCGCATCGTCGTCTCATCAGCCTGGCTTCCTGCCACGAGCTTCCATGACTGCGCACCGTCGCCAGGAGCGTCGATCAGGTCCTTGCCCTGCACGAGCATGCCACCGTCTATCTGACGGAGCTGATGCTGGTCCCTCGGCGGATTGGCGACCTTGAGAATGCGAAGGTTCTTTTTGGTCTGCAACAATGCCAATGCATCATCGTCATAGTCCGGAGCTACGATCACCTCCGTGAAGATGGGCTTGATCTGTTGAGCCATCTCAAGCGAAACCGTCGTATTGGCCGCGATGACGCCACCATACGCGCTCATCGGATCGCATGCATGGGCCTTGCGATGAGCCTCTGCCACGGTTTTTCCGATGGCCAGACCGCATGGATTTGAATGCTTGTCAACGGCGACGGCGATGCTGGGCACGAAATCCCAGACACTGCGCCATGCGGAGTCAGCATCCACATAGTTGTTGTAGCTCATTGGCTTTCCGCCAAGCTGCTCGGCATGCGCGAAGCCGGTCTGATTCAGTGGATCCACATAGAGGGCCGCCTGCTGGTGTGGATTCTCGCCATATCTGAGCGTATGGGCAAGATCCCATGTCCTCGAAAGCGTTGTGGAGAACGCGGGCGACGCGGTATCTGCGCCTGATTCCTTCTGACTCACCGTCTCAGGCTCCGACCAGCGCGAAGAGGTCCATTCGGCAATGGTCGCATCGTATGCGGAGGTCTGAGCGAATGCCTTCGCTGCCAGCCATCGGCGTTCCTCAAGGCTGAAGCCCTTGCCGTTGAGCACTCGATCAGCGGCCAGCGCGTAGTCGGCAGGATCGGTGATCACTGCCACAGAGGCATGGTTCTTTGCGGCGCCGCGAATCATGGACGGTCCGCCGATATCGATCTTCTCGATTACCTGTGCGTCGTCCGCGCCGGAACGCACGGTATCGGCAAAGGGATACAGATTGACGACGACAAGGTCGAAGGGCTTGATTCCAAGCTCCGACAGCTGACTGCGATGTTCCGGATTCGTCATGTCGGCCAGGATGCCTGAATGGATATGAGGATCCAAGGTCTTCACCCGCCCATCGAGGCTCTCGGGGAATCCCGTCACCTGTTCGACCGGAATGACATCGACACCGAGCTCCTCGAGCCTCTTCGCCGTCGAACCGGTGGAGACGACCTCGGTTCCTGCATCCTTGAAGGACCGGGCAAGCACCTCGATGCCTTCCTTATGAAAGATTGAGACCAAAGCTCGGTGAATCGGACGATAACTATCTGGCATTATGAATCCTCCTTGGCATTGGCATCAGCCTTCGAATCGCTGCTACCCAAATTTTCTGCGTGTACAAGAACCGTCGTGGATGTCTCCGTGCTGCCAAAGTCCTTGCTACTGATGACTCTGGAACTCTCCCCGGCCGATCCGGAGACAGTATCAGTCTCATGCAGACTTTCGACATCGCCATCCTTCGCTTCCTCAGCCCGGCGATGTATGTTCGCCACCACGACATGCAATCCCACCTTGAACGCGATGATGACGGCCACCAGCACCCAGGCGAGGGTGAATCCCAGGAATGTGGGCTGAGCGACGCTGCGAATCGCCTCCTGAGTGCTCACTCCGACATGCGCCAGACGACTCTTGCCGAGCGGACCATTGCTGACGCCGTATAGGCAAAGGAAGCTCACGACGAGGAGGCTCGCGGTGATGCACAGGGCGCCTATGGGATAGGCCAGTCTGATGATCGTCTGCTTGTTGCTGATTTCATCGGCCTTGCATGTGATGATCTTCCAGGCATCGCAGCTTCGTGGATGCACTATCACCAGCAGCGCTGCGATGAAGCCGACGACCAGTGGAATCGTCAGCACAATCGTGCGTATGACGTCATTGCTGACCTGATCCGGCAGCAGACCGAACACGGGAATGGGGGGCAGATCCGTCGACTTGCCCAGCCACATGCTGAAGTAGCCGGCATCACCGATCTGGAAATTGGAACCGGTAAGCCAGGCCAAGGCCCACATGAGTAGATTGGGCAGCCACATGAGGCAGGCGATGGTCGTCAGGATGCGTGAGCCCATGCCCATGTTGAGAAGCGTGAACAGACGCGCCATTCCTTGGTGATTGACCACTGCCCAATACACGCATGTGCAGAGCGAGATGACAAGAAAGACCGCACTTATCAGAAGCCAGGTGATCATTCCCATGCGAACGATCAGGCGTATCTGACTGGATACGCGGCTCTGATAGAGCGACTTGAGCGCCTTGATTTCCCTCCAATCCGCGATTCCGGAAAGAAGGTATCCCAGAGAGAAGACCAGCGAGGAACGGACGAGATGAGAAGCCAGCGACCCGCTCAGGTTCACGGAAGCGTTCTGTATGAACAGCAGATTCAGAATCATCCATGTGACGAGTCCCGCGACATAGCCCAGCAACGAAGTGCCCAGACGCTGGGCAAGCTGTCGGATCAAGGCGATCAGCAGCCCCGTCAGCAGCAGTGGCGTGATGCCCAGCGTGAAGCTTCCCGAACTGAATCCGATGCCCTGGGAGAGCAGGACCACGGCCCCGGTGAGGGAAACGGTGCTGTCGGAAAGGTTGGCTCCCCCCTCCTCCATCGAGATGACGAGGAGGGTCAGAGAGATGAAAGACACAATGGCAACGGCGTATATGGCCATTGCTGCCAAGGCAATGCCCGCTCCCCGCGACCACATGTGAATCTGTCTGGTCATATGAGCTTCTGTGTCTTCAGAACCCCGCGCATGATATTCGCCGTTTCACCAGGAGTGCGGCCAACCTGAATGCCCACGCCTTCCAATGTCTCCTTCTTCGCCTGCGCTGTGCCCTTGTGCCCAGACACGATCGCACCCGCATGGCCCATCTGTCTGCCTTCCGGCGCGGTGAATCCTGCGACATAGGCGACGATGGGCTTGCTCATATGCTCATGAGCCCAGAGGGCGGCCTGCTGTTCAGCGTCTCCGCCTATTTCACCGATGAGCACGCAGGCCTTGGTGCGTGAATCGTCGTTGAAGGCCTGCAAAGCCTCAAGCAGTGTGGTGCCTACGATGGGGTCTCCACCGATGCCGATGCAGGCGGTGAAGCCGATGTCCGAGAGCTCTCCCATAAGCTGATAGGTCAGCGTGCCCGACTTCGAAATCAGGCCCAGGGGGCCTGAGCCCACGATGCCGTCCGGAATTATTCCAAGATTGGTGCCCTTCGCATCCGAATCATCCGGATCTGGCAGGGTCATCAGTCCAGGACAATTCGGTCCGATGATGCGAGCACCGCGCTCTGCAGCCTTTGCAACGCAATAGGCGGTATCGAACACCGGAATGCCCTCGGTGATCACCACGATAAGCTCGATGCCGGCATCGATTGCCTCGAGCATGGCATTTTTCGCAAATCTCGGGGGGACGAAGATGACGCTGACCGAAGCGCCGGTCGCCGCTCTCGCCGCTGCGCAGTCAGCGAAGACAGGAATGTCGGTGGCTGAACCGTTGCCATCGTCGAAGCTAACCGAGCTTCCGGCCTTGCGTGGATTCACGCCGGCGACGATACGCGTACCCGCCCTGAGCATTCTCTCGGTATGGGTCATGCCCTGATGCCCTGTCATGCCTTGGACCATGACGGAAGCCCCATTTTCAACGAAGAGTGACATCACAGACCTTCCCTTCCCGCGATGGGAACCTTGGTGGTTTGCTGAGCAGCGAGGCTTGCGGCCACATGAGCCGCCTCTTCCATGGTCTTCGCCACATGAACCCTGGGATTGCCGGAATTCTCGAGTATCCTCAGACCTTCTGCAGCCTGGTTGCCATCGAAGCGAACGACGACCGGCTTGGGAGAGACGATCTCATCCAAGGCCAGGATGATTCCCTGCGCGACCTGCTCGCAGGAGGTGATGCCTCCATACACATTCACGAGGACCGAAACGACCTGCGGATCGGAGAGCACGATCGACAGGCTCTTGTTCATCACCTCCGCAGACGCACCACCACCGATATCAAGGAAGTTCGCGGGCTTGACACCCGATTTCTGCTCCTCGCCAGCTCCTGAGACCGCATCGAGCGAACTCATTACCAGACCTGCGCCGTTGCCGATGACGCCTACCTCGCCGTGCAGGTGGACATAGTGCAATCCATGTTCCCGCGCCTGCTGTTCGAAGGGATCCACCCTGATCGGATCGCTGAACCGCTTCCATCCATCGTGTCGGAACGCGGCGTTGTCGTCCAGGGATATCTTCGCATCCAAGGCGCTCAACGACTTTGAGGACTCGTCCTCGGGATCGCCGATCTTCGCCAAGGGGTTGATTTCCACAAGTGTGGCATCGTTCTTGGTGAATACGCGCCACATCTTCAGCAGAATTTCGGCAGCCTGGTCGACATCGGCGTGATAGAAGCCAATGGCCTTGGCCATGTCGGTGGCCGCTTCGATGTCAAAGTCCTCAAGCGGACTGATATGCAGACGCTTGACTGCCTCTGGATGGCTCTTTGCGATTTCCTCGACCTCGGTGCCGCCATGGGCAGTGGCCAACACATCGAAGTCGCGAGAGTCCCTGTCGAGTGAAATGGAGACGTAGTATTCATGAATGATGTTCTTGGCCTCTGCGACAAGAACGCCGCTACACTTATGCCCATGAATGCTCATCGGCAGGATCTGCTCGGAAGTAAGAATCGCACTGTCCAGGTCCTTGGCCATTCTGATGCCGCCGGCCTGACCACGATGGCCGATCTTTACCTGGCCCTTGACCATGCAAGGGTAGCCGATCGTCTGAGCTGCCTGGGCAACCTCATGAGAGTTCTGAGCGAATATGGCCTTTGGAAGCGCAATCCCCTCTTCTTGCAGCAGCTCTCGTGCCTGATATTCGTATAAATCCATGAAAATCCTCCGGTGAAGTTATGCAGGCATCATCATCAAGGAGCTGACAGCATCCAAACCAAGTGCCTCACGGCCATGAAGGCCATCCAGCTCCATAACAAAACTACACCCAACCACTATTCCTCCGGCCTGTTCGATCAGACGGCGGGCAGCGAGGGCGGAACCGCCAGTCGCAATCAGATCGTCGACAAGAAGTATGCGCTCACCCGGATGAATCGCATTGCGCTCGATTTCAATGCTTGCCGAACCATATTCCAGGGAATAATCCTCTGCATAGGTGTCAGGAGGCAGCTTGCCTGCCTTTCGCACCGCCACGAAGCCTTTCCCGGTGAGCTCCGCCATCGGAGGACCGATGAGGAATCCCCTCGCCTCCAATCCTGCAATGGTATCGAACTCGTCCAGATTCACTGGGATTGCCTTGACGAGCGCCTCATTGAGCAGATGGTTGGCCTTCGAATCCGAGAGCACCGGCATGAAATCTCGGAATAGAATGCCCTGCTTGGGGAAATCGGGAATGGACCGAATGAGCGAAACGACATATTGCGCGTTTGCCTCACCCACCGTATTGAGCTTTGCGATGGTGATGTCTGAGTTAGACATAGACTGCTTCCTCGCGGTTACACGCGTATGTTTCAGTTATTGCTTGACGTTGATTCGGTGGATTGGTCATAGCCGGCGGTCGTGGTAGGTGCTGTAGGCACGCTGTCAGCGGCATCGCCGTCGATCGGAACCTGGGTGTCATCTACGACCGTGGTGTCGATCGAAGCCTGGGACGCCTCCGTGTCTGCAGATGTCGCCTCGACTGCAGGCAGAGGATTGCCATTGTCATCGACTTCATCGTCATGGACATATGCGGGAACCACGGGAGGCTCGGTGATGGCCTGAAGCCTCCACTTCGAAAGTGTTCCTTCGGAATCGATCACGGCCTGTTCCTTTTCAAGATCGACCGAAACGATCGTGCCAAGAAGACCGGAATATGTGGCAACTTCCTTGCCTGGCTGCAGTGAGTCGCGGAAATCCTTCACCTTGCTCTGCTGCTGCTTGGCCTTACGCGACTGCCACCACATCATTCCTCCCATGAGGACGACGAGGATAATGAGGAAAGAATACTGCATTGTGCCACTCCTTAAGTGTTTGTGTGTGAGCTTGGAGGTCAGCGCATCCAATACATCCAAATCAATGATATTAGAACAACTCTCTGACATTCTTGGTGGGTTCGAGACCGAGATGACGCCATGCCTTATCCGTTGCGACTCGGCCTTTTGGAGTCCTCATCATGAAACCCTCCCTGACCAGATACGGTTCGCAGACGGTCTCAACGGTCTCAGACTCCTCCCCAACCATAGCAGCAAGATTATTCAAGCCGACTGGCCCACCATTGAAGCTGGTGACAATGGCCTTCAGCACGGCGATGTCCAGTCTGTCCAAACCCTCGGAATCGATTTGGTACAGAGCAAGAGCGGCCTTCACATCCTTGGCGTTCGCCTGACCGAGATCATGCACGATTGCCCAGTCCCTCACCCGCCGAAGCAGCCTGTTCGCAATTCGTGGCGTTCCTCGAGAACGGAGAGAGAGTTCCTTCGCGGCCCCTTCGCCCAGAGCCAGTCCAAGCACGCCGGCCGAGCGTCGAACGAGTTTCTCAAGCTCGTCGTGAGGATAGAAATCAAGGTGCGCGGTAAATCCGAACCGTGCCCGAAGCGGCGAAGGAAGCATCCCCTCACGGGTCGTCGCTCCGATCACCGTGAAACGTGGGAGAGTCAATGGAATCGACGATGCTCCAGGACCCTTCCCGACCATCACATCGACTCGGAAATCCTCCATGGCGATGTATAGCAATTCCTCGGCAGCACGGGGCATGCGATGTATCTCGTCAATGAAGAGCACCTCCCCGGCCTCAAGCGAGCTCAATATCGAGGCCAGATCCCCGGCATGCTGTATGGCAGGACCGGAAGTGATGCGAATCGGCACATCAAGCTCCTTCGCGACTATCATCGCCAAGGTCGTCTTCCCCAGTCCCGGAGGGCCTGCCAACAGAATATGGTCAGGGGCGACATCGCGTTTCCTTGCGGCATTCAGGAAGAGTGCAAGCTGGGCCTTGAGCCTTGGCTGACCGATGAATCCCTCCAGTGTGGATGGACGTAATTCCTCATCGCTGAGGTTCTCATCGTCGATTGGAGTCGCCGAGACCACTTTGAGAGAGTCTTCGCTCGCGCCGGTGTTCGGATGAGCATCATCGGAAGGCGAATCCACCTGCATGACGCTGAAGTCCGTGTCTGCATCGGACTCAGCCCGCGCATCCTCTGGCGTTTGGGATGGTGATTTCCTTGGTGTCTTCTTCGTCATATCAGCGTCCTTTATCAAGGGATGTCAATGCCATTCTCAAGATATTGGGTATGTCATGCTCGGCAATCGGTTCGCTTATGTGCTGGCGCTCATAGACATCGCGAACTGCCTGGCGGGCTTCCTTCTCTTGCCAGCCCAGGGATATGAGCCCTTGAATGACCTGTCCGGTGCCCTCGTCATCGTCCCTTGCGGATTCCGATGATTCGTCGCTGGCGAGATCGACCTTTCCGGAAAGCTCGAGAATGACCTTCTGTGCGCCCTTTTTTCCTAGCCCGGGTGCGCGTGACAGCGCAGCAGCATCGCCATCTGCAATCGCCTTGACGAGCTGCTTGGGATTGAGAGTCGACAATATCGAAAGGGCGACTCTCGGACCTATGCCGCTCGCCTTCTGCAGCTGCAGGAACAGTTCCTTGGAACCAGACGCCAGGAAACCAAACAACGTGATGGCATCCTGGCTGACGTTCATCACGGTGTGGACGCTGCACGGCTGGTTCGCACGCAGAGTGGCAAGGTCGGACTTGGGCATCCGAAGTTCAAAGCCGACACCGTTGACGTCCAGCAGCATGGAATCCATCTCAACTGCCAATACATTGCCCCGTAACATGCCAATCATGAGGTCGGCTCCTTTCCACGACGAGGGATGTCCAGGATGCAGGCCGCACAGCTCCGTTTGGCATCTGGTCGGCTCTTCCGCACCGCAACCGGATCCTCTGATTGAATACGATCCGCAGCATAGAAAAATCGAACATCTGTTCGAAAGGTTACATGCCGCTGCGGACTCCCCTATGCTTTGCCGCCTTTTGCGTCGCTATCGCCCATTGCCGCTGGGCGGTCGTCAGATGCTGCTCACGCTCGCCACCCTGCAATGCGCCCTGGGGACGCAAGGCGTGGCATATGGCAATGGACAGGGCATCGGCTGCGTCGGCAGGGGTCGGCAAGGCATTCAGTCCCAACACGGCAGCCACCATTCGTTCGACCTGAGGCTTGTCGGCCTTCCCGTTGCCTGAGATGGCCAGCTTCGCCTCAGTGGGCGTATGCAGGGCGACAGGCACTCCTCGCTGGGCAGCAGCCAGCATGGCCAGCCCCGCGGCCTGCGCCGTGCCGAGCACCGTACTCCTATTCGACTGCGCGAATACACGTTCAATCGAAACGGCATCCGGCGTGAATCGATCCATCTTCTCCGTCAGACCGTTGAAAATGGACAACAGACGCAAATCCTGAGAGACATGGGGATCCGAGCGAATCACATCGACGTGAACGAAGGAAAGCCGGCGACCGATGCCGGCTTCGATGACGCCGACCCCGCACCGCGTCAGCCCGGGATCAACGCCGAAGATGATCACTGCTGACTACTCCTCGTCCAATGCCGCGAGAACCTCATCCGATGCGGTCCAGTTGCTATACACATTCTGGACATCGTCGAGGTCGTCCA
Protein-coding sequences here:
- the sucC gene encoding ADP-forming succinate--CoA ligase subunit beta; the protein is MDLYEYQARELLQEEGIALPKAIFAQNSHEVAQAAQTIGYPCMVKGQVKIGHRGQAGGIRMAKDLDSAILTSEQILPMSIHGHKCSGVLVAEAKNIIHEYYVSISLDRDSRDFDVLATAHGGTEVEEIAKSHPEAVKRLHISPLEDFDIEAATDMAKAIGFYHADVDQAAEILLKMWRVFTKNDATLVEINPLAKIGDPEDESSKSLSALDAKISLDDNAAFRHDGWKRFSDPIRVDPFEQQAREHGLHYVHLHGEVGVIGNGAGLVMSSLDAVSGAGEEQKSGVKPANFLDIGGGASAEVMNKSLSIVLSDPQVVSVLVNVYGGITSCEQVAQGIILALDEIVSPKPVVVRFDGNQAAEGLRILENSGNPRVHVAKTMEEAAHVAASLAAQQTTKVPIAGREGL
- a CDS encoding adenine phosphoribosyltransferase, with the protein product MSNSDITIAKLNTVGEANAQYVVSLIRSIPDFPKQGILFRDFMPVLSDSKANHLLNEALVKAIPVNLDEFDTIAGLEARGFLIGPPMAELTGKGFVAVRKAGKLPPDTYAEDYSLEYGSASIEIERNAIHPGERILLVDDLIATGGSALAARRLIEQAGGIVVGCSFVMELDGLHGREALGLDAVSSLMMMPA
- the sucD gene encoding succinate--CoA ligase subunit alpha translates to MSLFVENGASVMVQGMTGHQGMTHTERMLRAGTRIVAGVNPRKAGSSVSFDDGNGSATDIPVFADCAAARAATGASVSVIFVPPRFAKNAMLEAIDAGIELIVVITEGIPVFDTAYCVAKAAERGARIIGPNCPGLMTLPDPDDSDAKGTNLGIIPDGIVGSGPLGLISKSGTLTYQLMGELSDIGFTACIGIGGDPIVGTTLLEALQAFNDDSRTKACVLIGEIGGDAEQQAALWAHEHMSKPIVAYVAGFTAPEGRQMGHAGAIVSGHKGTAQAKKETLEGVGIQVGRTPGETANIMRGVLKTQKLI
- a CDS encoding DUF6350 family protein, yielding MTRQIHMWSRGAGIALAAMAIYAVAIVSFISLTLLVISMEEGGANLSDSTVSLTGAVVLLSQGIGFSSGSFTLGITPLLLTGLLIALIRQLAQRLGTSLLGYVAGLVTWMILNLLFIQNASVNLSGSLASHLVRSSLVFSLGYLLSGIADWREIKALKSLYQSRVSSQIRLIVRMGMITWLLISAVFLVISLCTCVYWAVVNHQGMARLFTLLNMGMGSRILTTIACLMWLPNLLMWALAWLTGSNFQIGDAGYFSMWLGKSTDLPPIPVFGLLPDQVSNDVIRTIVLTIPLVVGFIAALLVIVHPRSCDAWKIITCKADEISNKQTIIRLAYPIGALCITASLLVVSFLCLYGVSNGPLGKSRLAHVGVSTQEAIRSVAQPTFLGFTLAWVLVAVIIAFKVGLHVVVANIHRRAEEAKDGDVESLHETDTVSGSAGESSRVISSKDFGSTETSTTVLVHAENLGSSDSKADANAKEDS
- the yajC gene encoding preprotein translocase subunit YajC; amino-acid sequence: MQYSFLIILVVLMGGMMWWQSRKAKQQQSKVKDFRDSLQPGKEVATYSGLLGTIVSVDLEKEQAVIDSEGTLSKWRLQAITEPPVVPAYVHDDEVDDNGNPLPAVEATSADTEASQASIDTTVVDDTQVPIDGDAADSVPTAPTTTAGYDQSTESTSSNN
- the ruvB gene encoding Holliday junction branch migration DNA helicase RuvB is translated as MQVDSPSDDAHPNTGASEDSLKVVSATPIDDENLSDEELRPSTLEGFIGQPRLKAQLALFLNAARKRDVAPDHILLAGPPGLGKTTLAMIVAKELDVPIRITSGPAIQHAGDLASILSSLEAGEVLFIDEIHRMPRAAEELLYIAMEDFRVDVMVGKGPGASSIPLTLPRFTVIGATTREGMLPSPLRARFGFTAHLDFYPHDELEKLVRRSAGVLGLALGEGAAKELSLRSRGTPRIANRLLRRVRDWAIVHDLGQANAKDVKAALALYQIDSEGLDRLDIAVLKAIVTSFNGGPVGLNNLAAMVGEESETVETVCEPYLVREGFMMRTPKGRVATDKAWRHLGLEPTKNVRELF